One region of Macadamia integrifolia cultivar HAES 741 chromosome 11, SCU_Mint_v3, whole genome shotgun sequence genomic DNA includes:
- the LOC122094221 gene encoding uncharacterized protein LOC122094221, with protein MGKRKERRLAALSAAGRRVKLDLFAEPSGDMGGSSVHDEVEVDKDPNSCAGVPSSSSTSGQLQENPLLLLGQYSDEELDEGSKKPKHDATESSLITHPGQVEEAVVAECEELVGNASNEVASHQVNEEDVGNDFAQPDAAIDPGSTDAVETNVADSGDPVNQADSGAQGSDLGSSGVQVVGDVTSGWKIVMHEESNKYYYWNTETGETSWEVPDVLTQGTETASEQKVPLVNEVKESSHVDNCAPNPNFTQLRVSSDMPAGDGPNDSELIPEFRENHELGLEVDNWNVGCKDQNLDDQKMGAKVKHIESNGGSGNNVTAPCQEMSSLCGYISKEQSTISPPGPRDPITGVDEYRENHEAFSSHLVKYGETLLRRLKAVERYEDKPEGRDWLLNYIFEVEIRLSDFKSLLAYGPSLLPFWLHSEGQLKRIECAIDNELSRFVKSEQLDEAANVQVPPSLQSIGNSRTDEKEDVIISDSENPQISPIVDLLKVVNKESHDGSAADLGNAEGTLLTQSPTQHLGSRAEGNMENANESKPLDTLISKTGPHMGEDVDMDVDMDVDDETPADDMTSGYALNAKSLRQTDQQVQPIPPAEYFSVPEIESAAPPLPDDEWIPPPPPDNEPVPPPPPDDPVPSYPSPPLYSETVETPYTEQFNMAYPISNFNYYGTTIPEVPGANYYAHGEGCQLVEPQQPQYYETMEHTYPEPAPIVVNPLPVESILYYDYSNGTVPPGAVISSIDSSGMYTGSGSVNYHDTATSAQASSVEIFTESGSSSVPSTMAGSDVSAVGCEHETVNLQVIPTLATTESKVANGGGPPTSGTVASAAQSATVSKVQSKVSRGKKRTVAVAPTLRSNKKVSSLVDKWKAAKEELYEDEEDEPENAYESLERKRQKEIEEWHAQQIARGEAKDNANFQPLGGDWRERVRRKRAKSTKEAVEAAPEVSLNEKQQPDLIELSKDLPSGWQAYWDESSKEVYYGNAVTSETTWTRPTR; from the exons ATGGGGAAGAGAAAGGAGCGCCGCCTTGCCGCTCTGAGCGCAGCTGGTCGAAGAGTAAAGCTTGATCTTTTCGCGGAACCCTCTG GAGATATGGGTGGCTCCTCTGTACACGATGAAGTTGAAGTGGATAAAGATCCAAATAGTTGTGCTGGAGTCCCCAGTTCATCATCTACTTCAG GTCAACTTCAGGAGAATCCTTTGCTGTTGCTTGGGCAATATAGTGATGAGGAATTGGACGAAGGAAGCAAAAAACCCAAGCATGATGCCACAGAGAGTTCCTTGATCACCCACCCTGGCCAG GTAGAGGAAGCTGTGGTTGCGGAATGTGAAGAACTAGTAGGAAATGCTAGCAATGAAGTTGCTTCTCATCAGGTCAATGAAGAGGATGTCGGGAATGATTTTGCTCAACCTGATGCTGCAATAGACCCGGGTAGCACTGATGCTGTAGAAACTAATGTTGCTGATTCAGGTGATCCAGTCAACCAAGCAGATTCAGGGGCACAAGGCTCTGATTTAGGGTCTTCCGGGGTACAAGTTGTTGGAGATGTGACCTCTGGTTGGAAGATAGTTATGCATGAAGAGAGCAATAAATACTATTACTGGAATACTGAGACTGGTGAAACGTCATGGGAAGTGCCTGATGTTTTGACTCAGGGAACAGAAACGGCCAGTGAACAGAAAGTTCCTCTTGTTAATGAAGTCAAGGAGAGTTCTCATGTTGATAATTGTGCACCCAATCCAAATTTTACACAACTGCGTGTGTCCTCAGACATGCCTGCTGGAGATGGGCCTAATGATTCTGAATTGATTCCTGAATTCAGGGAaaatcatgaattggggcttgAAGTGGATAATTGGAATGTAGGTTGTAAAGATCAAAATCTAGATGATCAAAAAATGGGTGCCAAAGTCAAGCATATAGAATCAAATGGTGGTTCTGGTAATAATGTTACTGCACCATGTCAAGAAATGTCTTCGCTTTGTGGTTATATTTCCAAAGAGCAGTCAACTATTTCCCCTCCAGGCCCGAGAGACCCAATTACTGGAGTCGATGAATATCGTGAAAACCATGAAGctttttcttctcatcttgTGAAGTATGGTGAAACTTTGTTACGGCGTTTGAAGGCAGTAGAAAG ataCGAGGATAAACCCGAAGGACGTGACTGGCTGTTAAATTATATCTTCGAAGTTGAGATCAGACTTTCTGATTTCAAGTCCCTCCTTGCTTATGGTCCTTCTTTGCTGCCATTTTGGCTGCACTCTGAAGGACAGCTTAAACGAATTGAATGTGCTATTGATAATGAGCTCTCTCGGTTTGTTAAATCTGAACAGCTGGATGAAGCTGCGAATGTGCAAGTCCCACCTTCGCTGCAAAGCATAGGAAACTCTAGAACGGACGAGAAGGAAGATGTAATAATCTCTGATTCCGAAAATCCACAGATTTCTCCCATTGTTGATCTGCTGAAAGTGGTCAATAAAGAATCACATGACGGATCTGCAGCTGATCTTGGTAATGCTGAAGGGACCCTTTTAACACAATCTCCAACTCAGCATTTGGGCAGCAGAGCAGAAGGAAATATGGAGAATGCCAATGAGAGCAAACCTCTGGACACATTGATTTCCAAAACGGGCCCCCATATGGGTGAAGATGTTGACATGGATGTTGACATGGATGTTGATGATGAAACTCCTGCAGACGACATGACTTCTGGATATGCATTGAATGCCAAATCTTTACGTCAAACTGATCAACAGGTTCAGCCAATTCCCCCTGCAGAATACTTCTCGGTGCCTGAGATTGAAAGTGCTGCCCCACCACTTCCAGATGACGAGTGGATACCCCCACCACCTCCTGATAATGAACCGGTGCCTCCTCCTCCACCTGATGACCCAGTCCCCTCGTATCCCTCACCACCACTGTATTCTGAAACAGTGGAAACTCCATACACAGAGCAGTTCAATATGGCTTATCCAATTTCTAATTTTAACTATTACGGTACCACTATTCCTGAAGTCCCAGGTGCTAATTATTATGCCCATGGTGAAGGATGCCAACTAGTTGAGCCTCAGCAACCACAATATTATGAAACCATGGAGCACACATATCCAGAACCTGCACCTATAGTTGTAAACCCGCTTCCTGTGGAGTCCATTTTGTATTATGACTATTCCAATGGAACAGTACCCCCTGGAGCTGTAATCAGTAGCATAGATTCCTCTGGTATGTACACTGGATCTGGTTCTGTGAATTACCATGATACTGCTACTTCTGCTCAAGCGTCATCTGTTGAGATCTTCACAGAATCTGGAAGTAGTTCAGTTCCAAGTACAATGGCTGGGTCTGATGTTTCTGCTGTTGGCTGTGAACATGAGACGGTGAATCTACAAGTTATACCTACTTTAGCCACTACAGAAAGCAAGGTAGCGAATGGTGGTGGCCCTCCAACATCAGGAACTGTTGCTTCTGCTGCACAATCTGCAACTGTATCTAAGGTCCAGTCTAAAG TGTCGCGAGGCAAGAAACGTACAGTTGCTGTGGCACCTACTTTGAGGTCTAATAAGAAGGTCTCCAGCCTCGTGGACAAG TGGAAAGCTGCCAAAGAGGAGTTGTATgaggatgaggaagatgaaCCTGAAAATGCTTATGAGTCGTTAGAAAGGAAGCGGCAAAAGGAAATTGAG GAATGGCATGCACAACAAATTGCTAGAGGAGAAGCTAAAGACAATGCTAATTTTCAGCCACTAGGTGGTGATTG GCGTGAACGGGTGAGGCGTAAGAGAGCTAAATCGACCAAGGAGGCAGTGGAAGCTGCACCAGAGGTGTCTTTGAATGAAAAGCAGCAACCTGATTTAATTGAGCTTTCAAAAGATCTCCCATCTGGATGGCAG GCATATTGGGATGAATCATCAAAAGAAGTCTATTATGGGAATGCAGTCACTTCGGAGACAACGTGGACCCGGCCTACAAGATGa